The Oncorhynchus tshawytscha isolate Ot180627B linkage group LG16, Otsh_v2.0, whole genome shotgun sequence nucleotide sequence agactttttccacattttgttacgttacagccttattctaaaattgattacattatttttcccctcatcaatctacacacactacctaataataacaaagcaaaaacaggtttttagaaattgttgctaatttataaaaaaacatcagaccctttactctgtactttgttgaagcacatttggcagcgattacagcctcaagtcttcttgggtatgacgctacaagcttggcacacctgtatttggggagtttctccaattcttctctgcagatcctctcaagctctgtcaggttggacggggagcattgctgcacaactattttcaggtctctccagagatgttcgattgggttcaagtccggtctctggctgggccactcaaggacattcagagatttgtcccgaagccactcctgcgttgtcttggctgtgtgcttagggtcgttgtcctgttggaaggtgaaccttcacccctgtctgaggtcctgagcactttggagcaggttttcatcaatgatctctctgtactttactccgttcatatttccctctctcctgactagtctcacagtccctgccgctgaaaaacatccccacagcatgatgtcgCCACCACACTTCACCATAGggaaggtgccaggtttcctcctgacgtgatgcttgacattcaggccaaaaggttaaatcttggtttcatcagaccagagaatctagtttctcatggtctgagagttctttcggtgccttctggcaaactccaagtgggctgtcatgtgccttttactgaggagtggcttccgtctggccactctactgtaaagacctgattggtggagtgctgcagagatggttgtccttctggaaggttctcccatctccacagaggagttctagagctctgtcagaatgaccatcaggttcttggtcacctccctgacgaaggtccttctcccccaattgctcagtttggccgggcggccggctcttggaagagtcttggtggttctaaacttctcccatttaagaatgatcgaggacactgtgttcttgggagatcttcaacgctgcagacattttttggtaccctttcccagatctgtggctcggcacaatcctgtctaggagctctaaggacaattccttcgacctcatgacttggtttttgctctgacatacactgccagctgtgggaccttaaatagacaggtgtgtgtgtttttccaaatcatgtccaatcaattgaatttactgcatttggactccaatgaagttgtagaaacatcttaaggatgatcaatggaaacaggatgcatctgagctcaattttgagtctcatagcaaaggatctgaatctGTAAATAtgttatttcagtgttttatttttaatacatttgccaacaaTTCTAAaattctgtttttgctttgtcattatggggtattgtgtgtaaattgaggcTGTcatttaacaaaatgttgaaaaagtcaaggggtctgaatactttccgaatgcaccacatatatatgtatatataataatagccatatacagaagtgtgtgtgtgtatttctgtataTGAGAGCGAGCGATATATGATCGTAAGTAAGGTTTgctattattatgttttagtcaaatattatctgttcgggcttcttgcggtcaatttgcagtctacaaatgatttgtaattatgttccgccCCCCGACCATTCGTTCAAGAATAATcatcccgcggctgaatctagctGATGATCCCTGATCTAGAGCCGAGCCATGCTGTCCGCTAAGGAGGCATTGTACTTCTATTAGCCAAGCTAACGTATGGTCAGTAAATATGATTTCTAAAGCAATCTCGCTCTTTCAATTATGATCTGTCTGATGTTCTCTGTTGAAATAAGAAGACTTTTAATGCTTTCATAGTATAGCCTAATTATTAGAcattttagagactgacagagaccTTTGTGAATGTTTGGTTGTTTTTATGATTGTAGTGTGGTAATTTCTCCTTCAACAGGGCTGTCTATTTATACAGTAGAAAGGTTAGGTAGTGACAAGCCTGTCACAGTGGCTCTCTGTAGGGGTATGGGGACCCCCCCCCATGCAGCTGGACAGCTCTCTTAGCGTGCAGTTTGTCTGGCAGAGCGACGACCTTTAGAAATATCAACCACTCAGTCCAGTCGGCTctgagagagacatggacaggcCCAGACCACCGAGGACAGGACACTCAACTGTAACGGAGACCGCAGTCGTCGTGTGGTACAAAGAGGCAGAGTAGACATGGATACTTTTTACTGTGTATGTCCACTTCCTTTTTGACTTGGATTCATTGCTACCATCTTGTCTGGATTTGAGGAGAGTACTTGACATAACGAAGAAGTTAAGGTTTttaaaatgactgtaaaaaaatatattaaaacatcTCTAACAACAGCAAGTATGCCTTTTGTTTTCTGAGAGAACTGTCCACATAATGATTTGAAAATGAATTGTTTTATACATAACCTCTCGTTCTTTCTCCCATCTCTCAGGGGCAGCTCCCCAGGGGAGACCAAGCTGCTGGCGTCTGAAATCTATGAGATTCTGCAGGCAGCTGGTAATGAGGCAGAGCAGGCTGAGGCTGCCTCCTGCAGACGCAAGGCCCACTTCTTCCTGGGCTCCACCAACAAGAAGGCCAAGACTGTGGTGCTGCACATCGACGGCCTGGATGACTCGGTGAGTGGATGGTGGTGTCTCCACCTTGTACAAACACAATGACACCTGAGGAGATCAGTTTGACAAACCAAAAATCCAGGCTGGCTTCCAAACTGTTTTTTTGCTTCATGACTTCTGACCTTAATGTTTCTCACAGGAATCAAACCTGTGGTCTTTATTGCTTTATTTAACACATTTCGAGAAGTCACCACCACTAGAACCCCTGAGACAGGCATATTGTTGCTCTGTTGTCACAGTGACCACATAGTGTTAACGCAGGTTGTCAGGGAGTGTAGGTCAGTGTTGTAAATGTCAGCCATTGAACAGCAGGGTGTTGGAGATCAGACCTGAATACCACACCACAGGAGAGCTGCACCTGTCCCTGATCACATTACACCAGACAGACTGTGACACACCACTCATATCGCCACACACACAGGACAATGACAATGAGCTCTTTTGAAATGTCATGTTGATTGTTATGTTGCtgctgtaaatgtaatgtaacatGAAACCCCTTCATATGAATAGAACGTAGATGGTTACATTTGTATCCGGCGCTGCTTTCACGTCAATATTGTCTTTTCTCGTCCTCTCATTTTGTTTATTCCCCCCCGCCGTCTCTCAGACTCGTAGAAGTCTGTGTGAGGAGGCCCTGTTGAAGATCCGGGGGGTGATCAGCTTCACCTTCCAGATGGCTGTGAAGAGATGTGTGGTCAGGATCCGCTCTGACATCAAGGCTGAGGTGAGTACGACCACACAGGCGCGCTCCATCCATTAAACACGGCACTCTGGCCAGAGAAGAAGAGTTTAAAACGTCAGTTGTTTTGGTTACAAATGTGTTACACAAAGACCGCCCATCTTTGTGTTCCTCAGGCACTGGGCACGGCGATCAACTCCACCAAGGTGATGAAGGCTGCACAGGTggtgaagggagaggatggaggagaggtgagtagaaggagggggagggatagtACTCAAATCAAACtcaactttatttaaagtgcatttgaAATTGCAACATTTTATAGTAAAATGAATGAGATTTTAAAAACCTGAAGGTAATAAAATATATTAATAAAAGAACATCAAACAAAAAAACTTTTCTAAAATAATAGTGAAACCATTGTCTTAAAGGCCAAGCTATATAACTGTAAAATAATTTATTAAAGACCAGGCTGGCTGAAAAATGTGAATCTTCAAACGTGATTCAAAAATCTCAACTGTGACCGGTTGCCCTGTTACCTGACAGGGCAAGTCTTTGTGGTGGGTTATATTCTCTAACTCAAAAGGTCCACACCCAGTGGGAGTAGGCATGGTAGAGCTCTTTACCAACCCATATTATTGGAGATGCTTCTGTATCTCTGTGCTGGGGATGGTAGTTATTTGGAGTGACTGTTAGCTTGtcatatctctctgtccctagGGAGTTACTCACCGCCTAGTCACATGACCAATCCCAGCAAGCCCTCGAAGCAGTGTGTCACGACGATGTATCTATAGGAAATCTAACCCCATGAACCCCCTACACCcatcaaatgttatgtcacagtctacacctgttgtttacgaagcataacagtgaaatgcttatttaggGGCCCTTCCCAAACATACAGAATACAATAAAAAATACTTGAGGATGATAGGATAAAAACATTAGTAACACAAGGAACTGAAGTAGTTAAATTAGACTAGACCATTGCTCCCCTCCCCCTGGTCACTGTGATGGTAGGCTGGGGGGGAGCTTTCTCAACAGGAGCCACAGCTCCTCACTGACCTGCTGCTGTTCCCCTGCTGTCCAGCAGGGGGAAGAGCTGGTTCACTTATCTTTCAGACTTGGCACTAGAGGTCGAGAATAGTTTGTGGTTGCCTGATCTtggttttgttgtcttcactatatTTGTTTATATCAAACCAGTTTGCCACTAGGTAGGGATTCTGAACTATTCCCTGTTGTCTTTCCCCCCCAGCTGATGCTTCCATTCCAGGAGGGTGCAGAGGAGGCGGTGGTGGAGCACAACGAGGACATCCCAGACTACCTTCCTGAGGAGGAAAGCCCGTCTCAGGAGCAGGACAAGGCCGTGACGCGCGTTGGCTCCATCACAGATGGCGTGGGCTGGCTCAGCACAGCCGCCAACTTCCTGTCCCGCTCCTTCTACTGGTGACCACTTCCTGTGTCAGTCACAATCCCAAGCCCACTAACCACCACCCGACGGTCACCTTAGCCCCGCCTATTTCATCCAGCCCTTCTacactgctctctagtccctctcaACAGCCACACAGAGTACCGCTCTGCTCAGTGTACAAGGAGCGCTGGACTGCCAAGTGCAACCTGCAATAACCTTTACTTGTTTATAAAACAAAATTAGCTAAGAAAATGCTAGCTACTGTACCGCAGGCTGAACTCGCTGCACACTAAATACACTCAAGTCAATCTCTACTCGTTATGCGTCTCATAAGCCATAGACAGAGGACTTCAGAATCAGAATCAGCTTACATCTCTTTTCCTTTAGGGAAGTAGTTTTCTCTGACGCCCGATGGGTCCATCATCTCTTTGAAACCAAATTGCATTGTGGGAATGCATTGTGCTGCATCGTCTTCTGAGTTTGAGCATTGAATGATGCTGCGCTTGTGGAAATTGGAGTGTTTTTGTGCTTATCTGTTGCTTCTTTTCCTCATCTTTGTTTTGATAAGGTTTTTTCACCCTTTTTCTGTTTGCCAATTTGATAATCCCTAATTCACTTTTCGTTCCCCTGCGGTGGGGGGCTTTTGTTTGTGCCAATCTTGCTCGCTGCCTTGTTTTTATCATGTTTATGTCTCTATCCTtcgttaggtgccttttggactCTTCACTCTCATGTACTGCTATTTATTTGTCCAGTTTAACTTCACTCGAAACCTCTGAAGCCTTGTGAATAATGCAAACTGGCTTCTCTGCGTTGGGAGATATTTCCCCTAACAGCTCATGTCTCTCACAGAGAGATGTCATATTATTAGCGAGACAAAGAGACCCCGGTGAAGGACGGCTGATGACAGGACATTAGCTGCTCCATAGAGGACGGATGCAGAAAGAAAAGGGAAATGATGCTTACTGTTATACTGTAGAAAGTCGACTTTAGTACACATTACTTCTCGCTAAATCCTCCCAGGACTTGGGAGTCTCTTGGTTGTACAGTGGAGGTGAGTGTTCAGACGGATCATTGCTTATGTTGAAGTTGTGATGCGTTGACTCGCATCAAATTGACTTCTTTAGCCTTTTCCCCTTCATCAGTGTTTTCATGTCAGATTATCATATGGTCTCTGTAGTCTGAAAGGTCTGATTTAGAGTAGACAACCAGTACTAAATCGGTGTGATGGAGACCTCAGGGCTTGATAGCCACCTGCTAAATGTGTGTCCCTCACCCTGAAGCCCATCAACATGTTCACTATAGTGGCCCAGCCACTacatatgtttgttttttacccCCTTTGGCCAGCAGTGTCCTTAAAATGACATGCACATACGGACACACCATTGCTGCTGTCAGAAGGACAATAGAGATGTAAGCAGCATCACTGGTCTGGATAtgtacatttcaaatcaaattttggtcACATtaacacatgtttagcagatgttattgcgggtgtagtgaaatgcttgtgttcctagctccaacagtgcagtagtatctaacaattcacaacaatacacacatctaaaagtaaaagaatggaattaagaaatatgtaAATATTCGGAcaagcaatgttggagtggcattgactaaaacacagtaagagtagaatacagtatatatgaaaTTAGTTAAACAGTATTtaaacatttattaaagtgactagtgttccattattaaagtgaccagttaGTCAATGTatacagggcagcagcctctaaggtgcagggttgagtaaccgggtggtagccggctagtgatggctatttaacagtctgatggccttgagatagaagctgtttttcagtctctcggtcccagctttgatgcacctgtacagacctcgccttctggatgatagcagggtgaacaggcagtggctcgggtggttgttgtccttgatgatcttcttggccttcctgtgacatcgggtgctgtaggtgtcttggagggcaggcagtgttccCCCATtcatgcgttgggcagactgcaccaccctctggtaaatggtgcctggtttcctagCAATATTAATCATAATGTTAATCTCAGTCCTTATTTCAGGaagaaatcatgtttttttttttcaacagttaTTCTTTGTCTCCATTTTACTTTGTTGTTGAAAGATGcaacacatttcaaatgtaaaTATTGCCCTTTTTGAAGAGGTTTTGACTGAAACATTGAAGTTCGATATTAGGTTTGTGCATAGATTCCTCTTTGGATTGACTTTTTATTCCTTTTGAGAAACCCTTTCACACCTGTAATCCTTTTCCAGGTGAATTATGGTCTCGTTGTGTAAAGGAGGTGCTGACCAGACAATAGTTATGCTTCTGGAGGCCAAACTCACAGCTCACACAGCTAGTAGGATGGATTgatttactgcagtgggctaaatcagggtcacagtgtttcttggtagtcttaaagaGATCTACTTTGAAAAgtctacacctcacacacatggttatgagcTTAAAAAAAGGAGACACCTgaaccatgtcagatatagttgaaatgtattacattttgagtttgcatcctaaTGTTACACTTTTATATacgtcacagaagactgaaatataatgaaataatgtttattaattatgaaaaatattaataacattccacccataagGCCACTGGGGGGCGATTTGGTTGTTTTACTGCAAGAAAGGCCTACAATAACCTCAGAATTTATCTAATAACGTATATCCACTACAGTGAGTTTATTCTCTATCTGCATCCCTCGGAAGCAGTGCTTACGAACAACAAGTCGTAGGATGAAGTCATCACTTCTATTTAATACTTTGTCTTCCTTTTTTTGTTCAACATGAACAGTATCAGTCATTACTTAAGTTGCAACATGTAAAGTACATTTTATTATAAGTTGTACTAGTACTGTATATCAAATACTTGGAAAAGTTTTTTTTGTCACGGTTTAAATCTcttatgtcaaatcaaatgttaatttgtgccgaatacaacaggtgtagactttaccgtgaaatgcttaccccttaaccaacaatgcagagttaaataaGGAAATAAACACATGAAATACACCCTATCGTTTAATAGTCACTCCATCAGGATGGCTGACAGAATCATGTAGCAAGTCCTCAGAATAGCAGACACTCCTCATGTACAGTGTGTATCTGCTGTCTAATGTATTTCAGATCTGAAAACGGTTGATTCCCAATTTACGATTAAGGCAAAGAATATTAAAAATAACTTTAAAATGTAAATGGTTTGCGTCTGTGTTATCTGTGTGTGGGGGACGACTTGCATATCATGAGTTACAGAAAAGGGCCACATGTTGTGGCCAGTTGCGTGTGTGTATTGAGTTGAATTCCATTGTCATAGGATTTCTGAAATCCCCATAGGAAGAGCAAGACTTTGTCCTAGGCACGCAGTCATCTACCATGGCCATAGTACAGCAGCTATAAACCTGCTTGTGTTGCCAGATCAAAATGCTGAGGGCAGCAGCTGTACTCGTAGAGCGGGAAAGAACAAGATATGATTAAATCTGTTTTCCTTGCGGGTGCAGAAGTGAACTGCCCCAGGTCAATCCCCTGCCAGGTCAATCCCCTGCCTGGCCTGGtccacctctccccctgcctggcctgcctccccctcccctgttGGTTTTCATACAAATCAACATTGACTGGTCTCGCCTTAATTTCACCCAACTATATGAACTGAAGCAGAGCGCTGAACATTGCAGGATCAGTAAAGGAAGGACCAAGAGTTCATGGAGGGCATGCATTGTTGTCAGTAAAACATATTACTAcaatatagactttttttttctGTTAGTTATTATTGGTACCGTCTCTTAGTGTCCTTTTAACCATGAACTTCCTGTTATTATGAACCCATCTATCATAGCCCCACCTATGAATGTTTTGAGGCACAGTGGGACTGACCTATTCTTAAAAAGCTACAACGAGCCTCACTTTACCAAGCAGGGTAATCGAGACCATACACATGTGGAGGGCAAGTGCATCAGACCACAGAAGACTTTCAGGCCCTCTGGGGAAATATGATGTGCTCTCCGCtagagggagtcagttagctgggAAATGTGTGGAAATGACAAATTGTGACCAACAAGAATGAAAACCAGCTCAAAACTTGCCATTCAATCACATGTCAACTCTGAGGACAAGGAGAAACATACTGGCAACTGGTTTTCTACGATGATGCAATAGACCTCTAAAAATGTTCAGTTGCAGTTGGCTTTAAAAGCTAGCGAAGGAGTtaaggtcaattccatttaaattccagtcaattcttaaagtaaaccaaattccaatgtcAAATGTTCCTCAATGGAATTTTCCGCATTGGAAGATAATTgcaattgaccccaaccctgcttagcAACCGTTTAAGCAATATATAGAGTTCTAAAGCAGCTCACTGAAGTCGGGCccaattgaccccaaccctgcttagcAACCGTTTAAGCAATATATAGAGTTCTAAAGCAGCTCACTGAAGTCGGGCCCAATTGACCCCCAACCCTGCTGAAGTCGGGCccaattgaccccaaccctgcttacCAACCGTTTAAGCAATATATAGAGTTCTAAAGCAGCTCACTGAAGTCGGGCccaattgaccccaaccctgcttagcAACCGTTTAAGCAATATATAGAGTTCTAAAGCAGCTCACTGAAGTCGGGCccaattgaccccaaccctgcttagcAACCGTTTAAGCAATATATAGAGTTCTAAAGCAGCTCACTGAAGTCGGGCccaattgaccccaaccctgcttagcAACCGTTTAAGCAATATATAGCAACAGCTCACTGaagttgaccccaaccctgcttagcAAATATATAGAGTTCTAAAGCAGCTCACTGAAGTCGGCCCAATTGCCCAATTGCAACCCTAGAGTTCTAAAGCAGCTCAGAAGATCTAAGAAGATCTGAGATGTTTTTGTTTCCCCCCAAAAGTAAAAGATAAATTGAGTTAAGCAGTAATTGAACATGGTAGCTGAAGCATTGAACCTTGacttagtgccttcagaaagtattcataccccttgacttattccacatt carries:
- the LOC112234083 gene encoding armadillo repeat-containing protein 1-like, translating into MSRELDALTVVNQLRDLAADPLNRRAIVQDNGCLPGLILFLDHPNPQVVYSALLAVRYLAECRTNREKMKGELGMMLSLQNVMQKGSSPGETKLLASEIYEILQAAGNEAEQAEAASCRRKAHFFLGSTNKKAKTVVLHIDGLDDSTRRSLCEEALLKIRGVISFTFQMAVKRCVVRIRSDIKAEALGTAINSTKVMKAAQVVKGEDGGELMLPFQEGAEEAVVEHNEDIPDYLPEEESPSQEQDKAVTRVGSITDGVGWLSTAANFLSRSFYW